One part of the Magallana gigas chromosome 5, xbMagGiga1.1, whole genome shotgun sequence genome encodes these proteins:
- the LOC105323227 gene encoding uncharacterized protein isoform X5 — protein sequence MEKVEEVDPQEVFRQLVLDAIKTAFELVTVNGEININVDNIFPLMKTLQLNPNDEPIMDMIRTACIDTYGNINELEWDEKVIEQRRQATGDDFEEDIKSAFSLIDKDADGVITTSDIYELMMGLGEMMTDEEIAEFIKTADLDNDGQINYRDFRIFLLGDTGEPFEEPVREEPKQATIAEEDENKQEGGDEKKEGEEEKKEEEEVKKEEPKKPELSAEEKAKRERRKALMMGYTMKIQAEEKKRQEELRIQEEKRKEEERIKQEKDEEERKREEEKRQEEEKRKEEERREVEEEERQRKKEEMEKENLEMEHRGKRDSGIGSESDLDFNRPGSGIISVTVKHTTAENGETEDVFESQSASGSAKRPSSSRPMSATPSVRSIAEDVTIIDDDSEHEFGEFADDFQRMRTSSARSRLLSGKSRVSSGCSRLSKIRESGAGSSISELTDLNLSKNMDSMALSDDEEPIKNNKFTHSLSDRQSYYIQNFDSRHGYCEIGTNDDQENDVSVTQYSKYETAPLFVKYNNGFPVRQLQRCKSASKIQTIKKLEQCILRRQNTDSNINMEAIRQANETSRHPVMKTNANGLVCSHINMKLLVKPDDKEDFSSYSRTLTRRPKTAPVLRSARSQDEAPELDENNNKIVNVVDLSESLYTESMGYPETPDLSLKHSGYKSVWPLARVKSARNSKINNGKNIELNSISRRLERVEVPFTRPKSAFEFSCGPKHDYNGQSFRKKSQRAIITLELPYCQQNNIKRMSRLSKMAHSKPQRA from the exons CCTATGGCAACATTAACGAGCTGGAATGGGACGAGAAGGTGATAGAGCAGCGACGACAGGCGACCGGGGACGACTTCGAGGAGGACATCAAGTCCGCCTTCAGCCTGATCGACAAGGACGCTGATGGCGTCATCACGACGTCAGACATCTATGAGCTTATGATGGGGCTGGGGGAGATGATGACGGATGAAGAGATCGCGGAGTTCATCAAGACGGCTGACCTCGATAACGACGGGCAGATCAACTACAGGG ATTTTCGAATATTTCTTCTGGGTGACACCGGTGAACCGTTCGAGGAACCAGTAAGAGAGGAGCCCAAACAGGCAACAATCGCCGAGGAGGACGAAAATAAGCAGGAAGGGGGCGATGAAAAGAAAGAAGGGGAGGAAGAGAAaaaggaggaggaggaggtgAAAAAAGAGGAACCAAAGAAACCCGAATTGTCTGCAGAAGAAAAGGCCAAACGAGAACGGAGGAAAGCTTTGATGATGGGGTACACAATGAAAATTCAAGCCGAAGAAAAGAAGAGACAAGAAGAGTTGCGAATTCAGGaggaaaaaagaaaggaagaagaGAGAATAAAACAGGAGAAGGACGAAGAAGAACGAAAGCGGGAAGAAGAAAAGAGGCAGGAAGAGGAAAAGAGAAAAGAAGAAGAGCGACGGGAAGTGGAGGAGGAGGAAAGACagagaaagaaagaagaaatgGAAAAGGAGAATTTAGAAATGGAACACAGAGGAAAACGTGATTCTGGAATCGGAAGTGAGAGTGATTTAGACTTCAACAGGCCAGGTTCTGGGATTATCTCAGTGACGGTAAAACACACTACAGCCGAGAACGGTGAAACGGAAGATGTGTTCGAATCTCAATCAGCATCTGGGTCGGCAAAGCGCCCAAGCTCTTCCCGCCCTATGTCAGCAACTCCCAGCGTAAGAAGTATCGCAGAAGACGTCACTATTATTGATGACGACTCCGAGCACGAGTTCGGGGAGTTTGCAGACGACTTTCAGCGGATGAGGACGTCCTCAGCCAGAAGTCGCCTGTTGTCTGGAAAGAGTCGAGTGTCCTCAGGGTGCAGCAGACTGAGTAAAATTCGGGAGAGCGGTGCCGGAAGTAGTATATCCGAACTGACTGATTTAAATTTGTCTAAAAATATGGATAGCATGGCTTTGTCAGATGACGAAGAACCTATCAAGAACAATAAGTTCACGCACAGTTTGAGCGACAGACAATCTTATTATATTCAGAACTTTGACTCGCGTCACGGTTATTGTGAAATAGGGACAAACGACGACCAGGAAAATGACGTTTCTGTGACGCAATATAGTAAGTACGAAACAGCTCCGCTATTTGTGAAATACAATAACGGATTCCCTGTGAGACAATTACAACGCTGTAAGTCGGCAAGTAAAATACAGACCATCAAAAAACTAGAGCAGTGTATACTAAGGCGACAAAATACGGACTCAAATATAAATATGGAGGCAATACGACAGGCCAATGAAACGTCTCGTCATCCTGTTATGAAAACAAACGCAAACGGTCTAGTGTGTTCTCATATAAACATGAAACTCTTGGTGAAGCCGGACGACAAGGAGGATTTCTCCAGTTACAGCCGAACTTTGACCCGGAGGCCAAAAACCGCGCCCGTCCTGCGGAGCGCGCGGTCCCAGGATGAGGCACCGGAACTGGacgaaaacaacaacaaaatcgtCAACGTGGTGGACCTGTCTGAGTCACTGTACACAGAGAGCATGGGGTATCCCGAGACCCCCGACCTATCCCTGAAACATTCCGGATATAAGTCGGTTTGGCCACTGGCAAGGGTGAAATCTGCGAGAAACAGTAAAATTAACAAcggtaaaaatattgaattaaactCAATATCACGACGACTTGAACGGGTTGAAGTTCCTTTCACACGCCCAAAGTCGGCGTTTGAGTTTTCTTGTGGTCCAAAGCATGATTACAATGGGCAGAGTTTCAGAAAGAAAAGCCAGCGCGCCATTATAACTCTAGAACTACCGTACTGCCAGCAAAATAATATAAAGCGCATGTCGCGACTGTCCAAAATGGCGCATAGTAAGCCCCAGCGGGCCTAA